The following proteins are co-located in the uncultured Tolumonas sp. genome:
- a CDS encoding DNA repair protein, with protein MVLTLVLLAIGALLFLTIAYNIFQQHKQQQEIDRRAVIARQKVIIEEAEDILLNVNRLSYSKTLVMLLQNRLLDALRTIQNTTPNVPAINQRIEDVKNQIKYVNEHYKGEDSHFRSPDSDRQAIQMLQTTKKLRAIVRMEHNKGKIDPQSFSVEDRRLELMLLKINLANLLQKAMDARIQRQMGTAKQLLTKGINALSVIHDKDAYLIASEEEMKSTLRDINDQLERESQKEREEIKEKQDDLDVLFQPKKKW; from the coding sequence ATGGTTTTAACTCTGGTTTTACTCGCAATCGGCGCCTTGTTATTTCTTACGATTGCTTACAACATCTTCCAACAGCATAAACAGCAACAAGAAATTGATAGACGAGCTGTTATAGCCCGACAAAAGGTAATCATTGAGGAAGCTGAAGACATTTTACTCAATGTAAACAGACTGTCTTACAGCAAAACTTTGGTTATGTTATTACAAAATCGATTATTAGATGCACTGCGTACCATTCAAAATACTACGCCGAACGTTCCGGCAATAAACCAGCGAATTGAAGATGTAAAAAACCAGATCAAATATGTCAATGAACACTATAAGGGAGAAGACAGCCACTTCCGCTCCCCTGACTCTGATCGGCAAGCGATACAAATGCTGCAAACCACTAAAAAATTACGGGCTATTGTCCGAATGGAACACAATAAAGGCAAAATTGATCCACAGTCATTTTCAGTAGAAGATCGTCGCTTGGAATTAATGTTACTAAAAATCAATCTTGCCAATTTACTGCAAAAAGCTATGGATGCTCGCATTCAGCGTCAAATGGGTACAGCAAAACAATTATTGACCAAAGGAATTAATGCATTGAGTGTTATTCATGACAAAGATGCTTACCTAATTGCCAGTGAAGAAGAAATGAAGTCAACTCTGCGTGATATTAACGACCAATTAGAAAGAGAATCACAAAAAGAACGTGAAGAAATAAAGGAAAAACAAGACGATCTCGATGTTTTGTTTCAACCAAAGAAAAAATGGTAA
- the cysB gene encoding HTH-type transcriptional regulator CysB, with amino-acid sequence MKLQQLRYIVEVANHSLNVSATAESLYTSQPGISKQVRMLEDELGIQIFERSGKHLTQITTAGHEVIKIAQEILAKVESIRSVAGQYTNPDQGTLHISTTHTQARYALPDVIKGFITRYPMVSLHMHQGSPAQISESVAKGTSDFAIATEALHLYEDLITLPCYHWNRSVIVPKGHSLATCSMLTVEELAKYPLVTYTFGFTGRSELDAAFSRAGLIPRIVFTATDADVIKTYVRLGLGVGVVATMAVDPEVDKDLVLLDGSHLFQSSTTKICFRKGIFLRSYMYDFIERFAPHLTRDLVDKALAMKAPYEVDALFANIELPTY; translated from the coding sequence ATGAAACTCCAGCAGTTACGATATATCGTTGAGGTTGCTAATCATAGCCTGAATGTGTCCGCAACCGCAGAAAGTTTATATACCTCGCAACCTGGCATCAGTAAGCAGGTGCGAATGCTGGAAGATGAGCTCGGTATTCAGATTTTTGAGCGTAGTGGTAAACATTTAACCCAAATTACTACGGCAGGACATGAAGTTATCAAGATTGCACAGGAAATTCTGGCGAAAGTAGAATCTATTCGTTCGGTTGCTGGTCAATATACCAATCCTGATCAAGGCACTTTGCATATTTCAACAACACATACGCAGGCACGTTATGCGTTACCTGATGTGATCAAAGGTTTCATCACGCGTTATCCCATGGTTTCGTTGCATATGCACCAAGGGTCACCAGCACAAATCAGCGAATCGGTGGCCAAAGGGACATCAGATTTTGCGATTGCTACGGAAGCATTACATTTGTATGAAGACTTGATCACCTTGCCGTGTTATCACTGGAATCGCAGTGTCATTGTTCCAAAAGGTCACTCTCTCGCAACTTGCTCTATGCTCACAGTCGAAGAACTTGCTAAATATCCTTTAGTTACTTATACGTTTGGTTTTACCGGTCGTTCTGAGCTGGATGCTGCGTTTAGCCGCGCAGGGTTAATTCCTCGCATTGTGTTTACGGCAACAGATGCGGATGTGATAAAAACCTATGTCCGATTAGGTTTAGGTGTTGGCGTAGTTGCAACTATGGCAGTTGATCCCGAGGTCGATAAAGATTTGGTTCTACTGGATGGCAGTCATTTGTTTCAGTCGAGCACTACTAAAATCTGTTTTCGAAAAGGCATTTTTCTTCGTAGTTATATGTATGATTTTATTGAACGTTTTGCGCCTCATTTGACTAGGGATTTGGTAGATAAAGCGCTTGCTATGAAAGCACCCTATGAGGTTGATGCATTATTTGCCAATATAGAATTACCGACGTATTAA